A stretch of the Denticeps clupeoides chromosome 6, fDenClu1.1, whole genome shotgun sequence genome encodes the following:
- the LOC114792113 gene encoding immunoglobulin superfamily member 5-like, with translation MNFTFITQLLWILGVVFISALADVHLDPLNNPVLLGSNAQFNCSVTENWLIMAWLLNGEVVLTISIKHGVFENVDRFSAANYTTDESYKWALTIKNTSRTDSGEVTCDVQNVQRLTATLSIQEVGTVDIAGGNVTVRQGEEATFVCSATGWFPEPDFHWRVNGAAEDSKNINTTVEAVGDVFNSTSVLKIPAVHSGPVECLVKVPALYTPQISVAYLTVDASSQRRDQTVLIAVTVSFSLAALLALLIILIIFCCRRRKEKKTSYEEEIRRAREMSDKSPVPGKGNDNPGFITDATSPFSSVVLKANTKRSSEQSRNNVSSFNKKLHNNVLHASGSLTLLRMHKDDVRHGSSTNRRPGKHLVQTVSPSPASRPVLTSWLKFSLMDCKHQRSSGMCHVTTVFQDWLQNH, from the exons AtgaatttcactttcataactCAATTATTATGGATATTGGGAG TTGTCTTCATATCAGCACTGGCTGATGTGCACTTAGATCCTCTGAACAATCCTGTTTTGCTTGGTTCAAATGCTCAATTTAACTGCAGTGTCACAGAAAACTGGTTGATTATGGCCTGGCTGCTCAATGGCGAAGTCGTCCTCACCATATCCATCAAACACGGTGTCTTCGAGAACGTTGATAGGTTCTCAGCAGCAAATTACACCACAGATGAAAGCTACAAGTGGGCGTTAACCATTAAGAACACAAGCAGAACAGACAGTGGCGAGGTCACATGTGATGTCCAGAATGTACAGAGGTTAACAGCCACTCTCTCTATACAAG AGGTTGGGACAGTAGACATTGCAGGTGGCAACGTCACAGTGAGGCAAGGTGAAGAGGCCACATTTGTCTGTTCAGCCACTGGGTGGTTTCCTGAGCCGGACTTCCACTGGAGAGTTAATGGAGCAGCAGAAGACAGCAAGAACATAAACACCACTGTTGAGGCTGTGGGAGACGTGTTCAACTCCACCAGTGTTCTGAAAATACCAGCAGTCCACAGCGGTCCAGTTGAGTGCCTGGTTAAAGTTCCTGCCCTTTACACACCGCAAATTAGCGTGGCTTATTTAACAGTGG ATGCAAGTTCACAGCGTAGGGACCAAACTGTGCTGATCGCAGTCACCGTCTCTTTTAGTTTAGCTGCTCTGTTGGcactcctcatcatcctcattaTCTTTTGTtgtagaagaagaaaagaaaaaa AGACCAGCTATGAAGAGGAAATTAG GAGAGCCAGGGAGATGAGTGACAAGAGTCCTGTGCCTGGGAAAGGGAATGATAATCCTGGGTTCATAACGGATGCCA CCTCTCCTTTCTCATCAGTTGTGctaaaagcaaacacaaaacGTAGTTCGGAGCAAAGCAGAAATAATGTTTcatcttttaataaaaaactcCACAACAACGTCCTTCACGCCTCTGGATCTCTGACTCTACTCAGAATGCACAAAGATGATGTGAGGCATGGCTCTTCCACAAACAGGAGACCAGGAAAGCACCtggtccagacagtgtctcccaGTCCTGCCTCAAgacctgtgctgaccagctggctcaAGTTTTCACTCATGGACTGTAAGCACCAgcgctcctcagggatgtgtcaTGTTACCACCGTTTTCCAAGACTGGCTACAGAACCACTAA